Proteins from a single region of Phycisphaeraceae bacterium D3-23:
- a CDS encoding tryptophan 7-halogenase → MQSKPVDRVVVLGGGSAGLMAAMTLKQKLPTLDVTVLRSPGIGIIGVGEGTALGFTRHLFEYLQIDPNAFYREAEPTWKLGIKFLWGKRDYFYYAFGPEYDRQLPGMPRPMGYYCGETDSLANVGPFSAFMDSDFAFMRHASGRPEMHNHLAFHFENKKLAAWLEQCCRKLKVGFMEATIQEVSVGEAGVEALHADDGRKIKADLYVDASGFRSELLGRALDVPFISYADALFCDRAVLGGWARTDEPVHPYTTSETMEAGWCWQIDHERIINRGYVYSSAFISDEDAEAEFRKANPKVEGPSRIVKFRSGRYAETWVKNVVGVGNASGFVEPLEATALQVIAMTSQGVASMLAEGGGRVTQSLRRQLNRFNARNWDSIRDFLALHYKFNDRLDNPFWRHCRAETPLGDAAEFAEIYQDNGPVVTAMGAAIPNDDQFGTAGYLTMFVGMDVPYTNPHHASAGERQAWQQANEHYKALARNGVPVTEALDYIRKNGVPA, encoded by the coding sequence GTGCTGCGGAGTCCGGGCATCGGGATCATCGGCGTGGGCGAGGGGACCGCGCTGGGCTTCACCCGGCACCTGTTCGAGTATCTCCAGATCGACCCCAACGCCTTTTACCGCGAGGCCGAGCCGACCTGGAAGCTGGGGATCAAGTTCCTGTGGGGCAAGCGCGATTACTTTTACTACGCGTTCGGGCCGGAGTACGACCGTCAGCTACCCGGCATGCCGCGCCCGATGGGGTACTACTGCGGCGAGACCGATTCGCTCGCGAACGTCGGCCCGTTCTCTGCGTTTATGGACTCGGACTTCGCCTTCATGCGCCACGCCAGCGGGCGTCCCGAGATGCACAACCACTTGGCGTTCCACTTCGAGAACAAGAAGCTGGCGGCCTGGCTCGAGCAGTGCTGCCGCAAGCTGAAGGTCGGCTTCATGGAGGCGACCATCCAGGAGGTCTCGGTCGGCGAGGCCGGGGTAGAGGCGTTGCACGCCGACGACGGCCGCAAGATCAAGGCCGACCTCTATGTCGATGCGTCGGGGTTCCGCTCCGAGCTTCTGGGGCGTGCGCTTGATGTCCCGTTTATCAGCTATGCCGACGCGCTGTTCTGTGACCGTGCGGTGCTCGGCGGCTGGGCCCGCACCGATGAGCCGGTCCACCCCTACACCACGAGCGAGACCATGGAGGCGGGCTGGTGCTGGCAGATCGACCACGAACGGATCATCAACCGCGGCTATGTCTATAGCTCGGCGTTTATCAGCGACGAGGACGCGGAGGCCGAGTTCCGCAAAGCCAACCCGAAGGTGGAGGGGCCTTCGCGTATCGTCAAGTTCCGTTCGGGCCGGTACGCGGAAACCTGGGTGAAGAACGTCGTCGGGGTGGGCAACGCCTCGGGGTTCGTCGAGCCGTTGGAGGCGACCGCGTTGCAGGTGATCGCGATGACCTCGCAGGGCGTCGCGAGCATGCTCGCCGAGGGCGGCGGCCGCGTCACGCAGAGCCTCCGGCGTCAGCTCAACCGTTTCAACGCACGCAACTGGGACTCGATCCGCGATTTCCTTGCGCTACACTACAAGTTCAACGACCGGCTGGACAACCCGTTCTGGCGGCACTGCCGCGCCGAAACCCCGCTGGGGGACGCCGCGGAGTTCGCCGAGATCTACCAGGACAACGGCCCGGTCGTCACCGCCATGGGGGCCGCCATCCCCAACGACGACCAGTTCGGCACCGCGGGCTACCTCACGATGTTTGTCGGCATGGACGTGCCCTACACCAACCCGCACCACGCGAGCGCCGGCGAGCGGCAGGCCTGGCAGCAGGCGAATGAGCACTACAAGGCCCTCGCGCGGAACGGTGTGCCGGTGACCGAGGCGCTGGACTACATCCGCAAAAACGGCGTGCCGGCCTGA